The genomic segment tgcaataaaaaataattaaaaaaatttcagtaatacaaacaaataaatttttataatatacaATTTATGTTAGAAATAGTAGAACCCTCAATCATGAACCTATACCATCCGCAATTATATAAGCAAGCAATACATTTTTATCTTTGATTTACAGTGTAACAATAAGCAAACAACCGTTcatcagattttgtaaaaaattttcagaaataatAGATGATCAGAAAATCAATGCAATATCATTCATGacaaaaaacaaagcaaaaacaaaacatACTTAAAAGGCAGAGGGGACTGACCTGAAAAATTAAGCTGGCCGCAAGAAGGTTGATTTCTGCTGGAGTCTCTGCACATAATATCTTCCACTACTgctcacaaaagaaacaaaatcaatacatttacaaaatcaatagagaatctaaaacaaataagaaactgAGAGAGAGGGTGAGGGAATTAACTCGATAAGTTAATTAAGTCGATCAGTAAAAGAAGAATTTGTAGGAGTAATTGTATGATAAATTAAGATAGTGGGATAGTGGGAGTGAGATAGTGGAAATATTGATTGGTGATAAGGTGATAGTGGGATAGTAAGAATATTGATTGGTGATAAagtgggttataacccactacttttttatgtattaaaataaatacaaaaatctagaaaaaaagtATGATAAGTTTAGAAGGCATTGAGAGGGTTTCTGCTAAAAATCCCTTCCTGAATACATATAGATACAAATATAGATAATTGCAAGAAAGGGGTTTTTCCTTgtattttataattaaatttatatTAGCCACAGTTTCATAGTTTTATACATTACTTTTGCGCTGAAATTGGAAATCGACTAAATCTCGACTTGAAAGCATGAACGTCAAGTATTTGAGCGTCGCGTAAGGAttaggggattagtcgggcgtGGTAAGGATTGATCCGGACATTCCtatgtaaacaaaaaaaaaaaaaaaaaaaaggggtatcTGAGCGCCCGGCAAAATCAATTGACTGCCACGACATAATTAAAAATAACCGAGTCCAGAAGTGAACAAGTCCTCTCGTGTAGGAATAGCACTTCGTTTGTCTGTCGGGCCCTGATCGAACTCGCCAAGTTGATGGAAGAAAACGAGAGAATCATAGAACAAaacgaaaaagaagaagaagaagaagtattagtacaacaacaacaagaagTGTGGAGTTGGGGCGCAGGTACAGAAGGACAACTGGGAACTGGAAAACTCCAAGATGAACAAAATCCTCAGTTACTCAATTCCCTCTCTTCTTTTGCGGGGCCCATCTCTCTCCTCTCCTGTGGCGGCGCCCATGTCATTGCTCTCACCCCTGGTTTGTATACATaacattttcacattttctcttttttgggtTCAATAAAAATTAAATCTTTTTTATGGAATTTATAGGTGGAAGCGTGTTGACATGGGGGAGGGGTACTTCGGGGCAATTGGGTCATGGGGAGATGGTTAATGTTTTACAGCCCAAGGCTGTAGAGTCTTTGGAAGGCTTTGTCATCACTCACGTTTCGGCTGGTTGGAATCACTCGGGATTTGTTTCAGGTTTTTAGACTTTTTTCTCATTCATGCCTTCAATTCAATTGAATTAGTACTTGAATACTATAATCTTAAAGTTCGAATTTTGGACTTATTTAGTTAAATCAAAATGCTGGATTTCATGTCATAAGCTCAAGTGCCTTTATGGAATGGACTATAatctcttggtttggcttgcttTTCTCCGAACTTGTCAAAATTACCTTTCAGCTGAATGTTGAGCTTTCAGATTCTCTAGCATGTGTTTCATGCCTGATTATGTCAACtgaaaaccttttttttttcccgctAATCCGGAACTATTTTCAATCGTGATTCCATCATCAGCTATAGCAATTCTATGTATTTAACTTTATTAGCTGACGTTCAAGAAAGGTCCCTGAAAATTTGCAAATTCATTTGGTGTGGTCATTTGTATAGTTGCCTTCCATTGTCTTGCTTTTGGTGAAATTCCGTAATAAATTTCAGACAAGGGTTACCTTTTCACTTGTGGAGATGGCTCATTTGGTCAGCTTGGACATGGTGACTGTACATCACGGTTTTCACCAGAAAAGGTATCATACTTCGAGCTGAGGCATGTTACGCAAATTGCATGTGGTATGCGCCATTCAGTAGTGCTGGTTAAAGGTAAATATAATCACCATTGCACTAGTCATTGCCAGTCTTGTGTCTGTTACGAGTTAATATATATGCTATTAGAGAAATGTACATGTGATGTGTTAGAGAGCAGTCCAATTTTTTCACACTATGCCAAgttttgaaatctgaaattttgttatGCAGATCATTTAGGACAGCAAGTACATGGATTCGGTTTTGGAAAGCGTGGTCAACTAGGTATATCTAATGAAAGACTCCAATCAGTAAGTCTACCTCAGACCTCCGTGGGATTGAATGATGTCAAAATCGTGAGTGTTTATGCAAATGGAGATCATAGTGCAGCTTTATGTGGtgagtttcaaaaatttctttcaTGGCACTTGATAATTCAGTAATTTCTTGTGGCTTGGATTGCGCCATCTGTTCCTCAAATATTTAGCTGtacaaaactattttttttcctttctttattctttttattccttgcatttttcttgctttcttttgttaaaTGTGGCATGTTCTATCAGCCGAAGGACAACTATACACATGGGGAAGGGGATTCAGTGGTGCCTCAGATGTGCATATTCCGCAGTGTGTTACCACACGTTTGTCATTCAGCACTGCTGCTCTAGGGTGGAATCATGCTTTACTTTTAACAGGTACCTGCTTCTtgtctagttttctttttcatatccacCTCCAAGTTGATATCACTCTATGTATCTGCTGAAAGTCTTCCAAACTACTTGTGAACAATGTTGTTGTTTCAGGTGATGGGGAAGCCTTCATGCTTGGTGACTATGGCCATGGAATTCTTAGCGACCCTCAGATGACAAGAAGCAGAAAAAGTATGTTTGAGAATGCAGATTGATAATATATAGTGGCTTTAGAGTCATAAAGCAGTTATAAGCTTAATGTGTAATTGACAGAATGCTTAATCTGTGACTGGAGTtcgttattattttttttttggggggttggAATCAATATGTGTGAAAATGTTGAATGAGATTATTATCTATTTGAATATAATGTACTTAGACATTATATTTTAACAGCTAATTAAGTAACTTTCCACCATAGGATAGACTAATTGTCTTTGTCCTCATCCTGAACTTATCTAAGGTTGTAAATATGACAGAATAAATCTGACCAGTCACCAATGAAACATTTATCTCTAACAAGTTCTATCATGGCTAGGATTATATCTGTAGCTGCCTTCTTGAATGCaagtgttttaattttttttttaatttaaaatttatggTTATGACAGAAGAATCAGATAAAGATGCTGTATGGAGAATTCCAGGGCTTAATGGATTGAAGGTTCGGCAAATTGCTGCTGGAGCTGAGCACTCTGCTGTAGTAACTGGCAAGTTATCATCAAGAATTTTGTTTGAAAGTACCATCCATCCTTAGCTAGCTTATATATCTCCTATATTTTATAATGTGTTGCAGATGATGGATCAGTTTTGACATGGGGTTGGGGTGAACATGGCCAGTTGGGATTGGGAGATACAGCAGATCAAACTGGCCCTCACGTTGTAAGTTTTGGCAAATTAATTGCTCCTCAGCATCTTGTTTGTCAAGTATATTGCGGAAGTGGGTTCACTTATGCCATAAGAACTCCTGGTACGAATTCTAATGTTTGACCTGGCTGCATTTGGGATCTGGAGATGTTTTTGACCTAGATTGCTAGAACAAGACGCTAGCTCACGTAAGAGATGATGATCCTTTCAAGTTTGCCAAAAAATTGGTTTTTAATCACTTAGTACTATGTCAACAGCAACTACAGCTACTCACTCAGTTCTATGTCGCTTAGATACCATTAACTGCGCTGCCCATAAACAGCTTCCTGATATGAGGCAAGGGCAAGTGCAGCTTCCAAATGGAAACATGGGTACTGATAGCAAGAAACCAAGTTATGCAGGTGACAGTATTGAAAGAACTGTGAATTGGATGTATTCTTGATAAATTCAGAGTAAATATGAATAAAGAGGGATTTAAAACAATCGGTCTTGCAAGTGGAAGCTTCAATCATTTGATTCAAGCAATCGTTTTGTAATTCTGGATGCTGGGTGGTCAAGACCATTTCGTGTTTGTTCTGAAATTTGTCCAAGGTAGGCAGTCATGGGGAAGGCCACTGGCCAATTTCGTGCTCTCTTCTTGGTTATATGCTTATGGCTGCTTTCATATATGCTTAATCAGATCAAGCGCTAAGTTATTGTAACCAGCTTTCCTTTATTTAATAGCACTAAATGTAGAAAGAGGTTTAGTATTCTTTAAAGCAGTTGTAACAATCTGAGAGTATTTTCTTGGTCTTTTGGCTTTCAACATTAAAAGGGATATTTGGCAGCATTTCATTTCCTAAATAGATGGTCCTATTAACCAACTAGTTTGGTGGGTTGGCCACGGTGAATCATAAGATGCAGGTTCGGAGTTCAAATCTCTACATTACAAAGGGCGTGTAGCATTGCACCCCTTCGATCTAAACACTCAAGAGGTTGGTGCTGTTCCCTCTAGTCCCTTGGCTCAATTAGGCTATCCCAAGAGTAGTGTGAAGTTGACAATTTGGCTCAaagatcccaaaaaaaaaaaagaaaaagaaaagactgCCCTTCTGCTTTCTTACCGTAGCTATTCTTGTAATGTTGTCTTACAAAATTAGAGTCAATCAAAGATCACCGAGACATATTCTTTTGCCTGAAAACTTGCCAAAACCTGTACGTACTGAGCAGTAAGTTGTGGCCATTTGTCTACATATAATccttttaataatttaattcaGCTCAAGTTTATGATAAATAATCTGTAAATAATTCCTACCAGACCAAATACATAGAACTGAATGAGAAACTGTGCAAAAAGATCAAAATATGTATGAAAGATTCCAACTTGGAAGTCGAATTATGTACAGAACTGAATGAAACTTGAAATAGGGAGAAAACTCATTACAAAGTAAAAGCTAAAATTGTGGTATTACAAATTTGTGTAAGACCAAAGGGTGTCGAAAAACTAGTGGTCTGTGCATCCAACAATCAACCAGCCCAGTATCATCTCTGACTCACGCACAAGACCAAGGGTTGCCCAAGTTTGAGCTTTCTTCTAAGTTATTATAAGTAGATTATTCTCATATCCGTTGTTATTTACAATGGGACGCAGCGGATCTATTCTCCATTTACCATCAACAATGAATTTGATCTGCAAAATAACGGAGGGTAAATTGTCCATTtgtaacaaatttttttttttttttcaaatcatgaccaacaaaatgtttaaaacaTACTTCATATCTGCCGGGATACAGCCTCAGGCAGACAGAAAAAACACCTGTTTGcgatttttccatctttctctGCAAATGTATAGTCGAGTACAAGTGAGCAATCAATATATGCAACTCAATCACtcgtacaaaaaaaaaaaatcaatgtcaAACTGTGCACGCTAGCCAAGCAGGCGAACCTCAATACAATTATTTTAAGCTGTCATTAATTCTTATGCCGTCACATCTTTTGTCAACAGATTTTAAGTTTTTCATTTCCTTCTGAAGAGGCGCCAGTGAGGGCTAGTCTGTCTGCTAAGTTGGGGAGAAGGATGTAGATAGGATAGCAAAGGGGATCTATCCAGTTTGGTGAGTAAAAGTTTCAGGGTATAAGCATACCAAATCAAtcatttgaagaaaaaattctgAACCTCACGTCTTAGCAATCACAATAGGTAATAATAACAAAAGCACCAACAATAATATTAATAGCAATAATAACAATCACTAGAATTGTATTTAAAGACAAGCAAACCTGAGTTGTCCAACCATCAAATGATCCTGCTAAGAGAACCTCTGAGGCTGAACTAGGCCAAACAATGTAGGCAGTGCGAAGAAGTGCCAAAGTTTTACAAGCACCATCAATTCTCCTCTGTTTCTCTTCCAATATCTTTTCTGCATCCCTGCAACAGTATGAAATGGACATGTCACAcactttacaaaaaaaaaaaaaaaatcagatttgtAAATCATCAAACAAATTAAGACATGCTCACCTTATTGCTAATGCCATTTTCCCTTCTACAACAGCCAATTTTGCACGTATTGACCGTAATCTCTCCTGAGAACTCATTAACTCATTTTCCTGGAACTCCACTGCATCAGAAAGTGTCTGCAAGTCCCTGGAAGAGTTTGCAAGAACCTAAAAAAGCGGTAGCTAGCAGTCAAAGACAAGCACGGGGGAGAGATCCTCTTCAACCTTGAAAAATAGATAGCTGATTTAGATCTATTGTTGAGTAGGGCATGCTTCTAGGGTTGTGTAACTTCATCCTTTTTGTGGTTGAACATGGTAAATAATTGATTAGCAAGTTGTATTCAGCATTCTTACTTTTCATCCTTCCTTAAAGCTGCTCTAAAACTTTTTTATTCTGTTTTGTTTGGGAGGATAGTGGGAGGCGGGGGTTAATGTAATGTACTTTATCAGCAAAAGCTACATTTGTTCACACATAAGCAAACTATATGAAAATCTGCAAAAGCAATGGCACTACACCTGTCTATTCATATAACAAATCAAAACAAGCTTATGTAAGCTTGTACTTTATGAAATAGGCCAGTATCATAGAAGATAGCAGATGGCACTTCTAAAACTACAAAACTAGATTGATGAAACAAAACGAAGAATGTGGATTTCCCTGTTCAGAGAAAAAACTGGCCTTGCAAAGATCATAACTAAGAGTGTTTGATACCAATTCCCCATGCAAAAAGTATTCTTGCTACTCTGGATTTGAGTAGCAAGAGATCAGTCATTATCACAATCATAACATTAAAAATAGCAACAGACAAAATGGTTTGGAAAAAAGTAGCCAGAGTCTTTAATTACACTAACTGTATAGCATAATCAAGGGTGCCCCTAAAAATCCAGAGTAGTGGAATAATGTACCTCCTTTGAATTTATTTCCTCACTCTTGAACCTCAAAGAATTAAGTGCAGAGGCAAGCTCCAGTTCTAGGTTCTGAAGACGAGTTTGTATTAGAGTATTGTCTGTCTCTTTCAATTTATCCAAAGCTTTAGTAACATCTGCTGCCAGTTTGATGATCTCATATTTTGAAGCTTCTCTGCTATCTTCTATTTGGTTTTTATTGTAAGAAATTTCTGCAGCTGCAATTTTTAGGAGGACATCAAAAGTCCATGTGACGAAACCttaaaataaagttcaaaatgGGAAACAATGTACCTTCGAATTCTGTGTTGTTGAAACCAGCACGGTTTAGACTCCAACTTCTCCATGTGTCCGGCTTAGTATAATGCTGGTGATTGCCATCTGCACTACTAGTTCTGCCTTCATTAGGACCGTGTGATGTACATCTGCTGTTTTCTCCAGGGTCCATCCTGTCTTTTACAATTTAACCAAAACCACTTATATGTTTTAGAACTCAAACAAGGAAGTAACTTTGAAATGAAAATAGAAGCCCACATAATCATATTATCAATTCTTAACCCAAACAAGTTGTTAAGATTTTCTACTACTAGTCTATCAAAAATTTACATTACTAAACTTGTTCTACCAAATGTACAACATATTATAGAGTGATTGATTTCTGAAGGTCATGCACCCTGTGATAGAACGTCTATTGAGGCATAACAAGATCAGATTTCAAGTTTTGtccaataattttttaaaaggaACAAGTGCACTCCATCAACTTTATAGCTTATGAGACGAACATGGATTCTGATGTCATGCAATCATGAAAGAATGAATTAAGGATTAAATAGATCTGGTCTGAATTATTTCCTCAGGGGTTTATCAAAAATAAACTACGAAGAAACCGACAAGAACAGCTACAACTTAACCGTATCCTTGAGGTTTTGCaaagaaaatgacaaaaacaAGTACGACTTACCTACATCTCTAGAGGTTCCAAAGTAACCGTTATCCCCAGGAGCATGAGTTAGGTATTCAGGCATCCCCAAATTAATACCAAAAGATGAACTCCTTTCTTTCTCTAAACGACTCAATATGCCGTCAATCCCACTATCTTCCTCAACCCCAATTTCTCTGAACAGACAGGCAAAGGCAAGTAATTGGTGAATACAAATTCCCACAGAATTGTGTGTAATTCCCacgaataaaacaaagaaaacggACACTTTACactgataaaaaaaataagaggatAAACATTAAAGAAACACACTTTCAAGAAGCTATtatttttgcaaaaaggaacctcacaATGGTCTACCAGAGGAGGAGGCAGAATGATTAGATGAAGCTGAGGATTCCTCAGATAGGGAACTATTGCTAGCTGATGAAGAAGGCCTAGAACCAGCTTCATTTTCTCTCAAGGAACCACCGTCTTCACAAGTCTCAACTCTCTTCTGAAACTCCTTAATATCAAAATCCATCCTCAACGCCTCATCTCGTTTAACATTCTGTTCTTCATTTCCCTCGTCGTCAGACTCCCAACCCAGAGTAAACCATCCAGCCCTGTTCTTTATAGCCTCGACCAAATCCAGTCTTCCTGCTTCCACCAACTCTTTCTTGGTGGGAAAGTACCCAGGCTTAGCTGATTTCTCCATGAACTCCAATATCTCCTCCTCCAATTCACTATCTCCTTCTCTTGCCGACCTTTCTTTACACCAACAACACCAAGAACTCTCCCAGAATCCCCCCCTTCCCAGTTCAAGAAACCCAACAAAATCACTACTTTGCCCCGTAAAGCTTTTTTTCCTAACTTGAGCCCTCTTTCTGGTGTTTAAAACAAGACATATTGGTGGGATGTTCAAATGAGAAACGGGTTTTGGAGGAAAATGGAAACGGAAATGGATTGGAGTGGTCAGGGACAGCATCGCACAGGCATTTCGTCGAACAGGTTGAGCTTTGCTTTCAAGAACAAGAAACGCCCGCTTCTATGCTTTGTTACTAGGGTAGAGCGCGCGcgcgggagagagagagagagagagagagagagaaggaataGCAGTGAAGCAACGAACAATGTTGTACTGAAAAGCGGAGCAAGCATTTAATTCAGTGGCGTCTTCTGTATAAACCGCCTCACTATAGTAAACTACTTGATCCGTATAGTTTAGTAGCCTTATTTGTTCAAGGCCACGTCTTCTGCTACTTTTTCGGTTAATTTAACCGATGTatcgttaaaatatatttcatgcgttatattttgtaaaatataaaattaattaaaataaataaataaatataagaaatgataaaatatatatatgtaagagatgataataattattaatatatttatacatatgATATGTTAGGTGAATACTAAATGTGCTAACGAATGCATTGAGGACATTCGCTAGGAAAACTCTTAGAAAAATATTATGTGTATGCATGTACATGCTAACCTTACCATATGATTTCATAAAAATCATCGTAAAAACTAACAAAAATGAGGATCCAAGTATGGCTAAGCATTGATTTCTTTTTTACAATCGGCAATACTTTGTGGAAATGCAGTTTACACCACCAAGTACTTGTAAGTAGAACCacctattttaaaattttgttgtgACAACTTTATCAAGAAATTTTACGtacaaaagaaaagcaaaaaaaattctgtGACGATGGAGGTCCACTCCTACTcctccattttttatttttggtttgcAGAGGGGGGAGAGGGCTCACCTCTTAGATTTGCGATTATTTGTTTCAGAAACCAAACAAACAGCGTATGGTACCGtatttggtttgttttctgACTGTTTCACTATCAAATTCCAATTTCGGAAAATGGTGCAGCAAGCAACGAGACAAAACGGCTGTGTTTTGGTAGTATTTCATTTTGCTTTGGCTCTTTGCTCAACAGTCTTGTTCTTTGTCATGAGTATATGTGTAGGGTCCGCTTGACGGATATATTATGAATGGCGGGAAAATTTTGGTAAGTAAATAGACAATTCAAATCGAACAAAGTACCTAATGAGAGGAACGGAATGAGATATTTAGATGCAGTTTGTATTTTTATATATGTGCAATGTAAAGTACAGTTATTACAACTGCAATTTTTTCATATGatcgatgaaaaaaaaaatttgtatgaAGAGAGAGCTTTTAGAATCTTTTCTGAATTCAGATTCAGGATTATCAAATTTAAGATTCGAATCAATCCTGTACCTGACAATTATGGATGGAagggtaataataataatactaatgATGCTCCACCAAATCAATGCAAGTGTATACTGCTATTCTACGGTCATGTTTCAGTTAACACACATCAATAAAATTACGAAATTAATTCTCACATGGAATTGGACGACTCAAACAATTATTTTACGGTCATGTCAAGtaaatcgaaaaaaaaaaagaaaaaagctttGGGCTGTTTAACAACGAGCTGAGATGCAGAACAATAGTGGGCCACTTGCCACGGTCACCAGCCTATAAACTTTCGTGGCAGAACATCAGAATTTCCTGAATTATAACCTTTATTGGTCCAATCAAGTTGGGCCAACTATTATGGGAATCCACAGCATAGCTAGGGCCCATCCGACAAGTTGATACTTGAATTCGAACCAGATTCGTTCAGCTTTGTTTGTTTAGGTATCAATCCAAACTCGAAgataatttcaaattcaaaaatattaacAAACCAATCACGTTTGTTACGTTGTCCGGCTCGATATGTTCGATAACATATACTGCAAataaatttaataaaattatacCTATAATTTCCCTCCTTaactccacttttttttttcctgtatattgcttattttataaaatagtaAACATATAATACTCTCGTCTCTTGAATAGTCATAATTGATTTTAATCACATCCCTAATTTGTTGTAATAGATTTCTTAAATATCATAGAagaaaaattaatgaaataagCAACAAATACCAAGCCAAATTTTGATTGTatgtgtttgaaattttaaacCAAACCAAGCCAagtttttcatgaacatacatcTAAAATTTCCACCCAAACTCGATCAATGTTCTTAaaaaaatatcaagttcaaacaTTCATTTTAAAGCTTCAAATCAATTCTGAATATACTTTTGTCCGACTCGATGAGTGTTGTTTTCAGCTCTAGgaaagttttcttttatttcttttaagtGGACTCTTGGAGAGCAGAATAGGCAATATCTGGTTCAGGCTCACTCACTTGTTGGACTTCCTCTTTAGCCCAAAAAGAGAATCGGAGGGCCCGCTAGTTGGTCTATTTATTCTACAAAAAATACCTGAATGCACGATTTCCTCGTCATGAGCCGTTGGTTCCTATGTGAAAGGTCATGAGCGGGTTTACCATGTTGGTTTCCATGCCTAAAAGTGGTAAACTACTTATCAGCTTATATAAAGTTCTACTATTTATATAAAGTTCTACTACTAGATAATAGCTCccagacccaaaaaaaaaaaaaaaaactagacaaC from the Coffea arabica cultivar ET-39 chromosome 11e, Coffea Arabica ET-39 HiFi, whole genome shotgun sequence genome contains:
- the LOC113717894 gene encoding protein PTST homolog 2, chloroplastic-like produces the protein MLSLTTPIHFRFHFPPKPVSHLNIPPICLVLNTRKRAQVRKKSFTGQSSDFVGFLELGRGGFWESSWCCWCKERSAREGDSELEEEILEFMEKSAKPGYFPTKKELVEAGRLDLVEAIKNRAGWFTLGWESDDEGNEEQNVKRDEALRMDFDIKEFQKRVETCEDGGSLRENEAGSRPSSSASNSSLSEESSASSNHSASSSGRPLEIGVEEDSGIDGILSRLEKERSSSFGINLGMPEYLTHAPGDNGYFGTSRDVDRMDPGENSRCTSHGPNEGRTSSADGNHQHYTKPDTWRSWSLNRAGFNNTEFEAAEISYNKNQIEDSREASKYEIIKLAADVTKALDKLKETDNTLIQTRLQNLELELASALNSLRFKSEEINSKEVLANSSRDLQTLSDAVEFQENELMSSQERLRSIRAKLAVVEGKMALAIRDAEKILEEKQRRIDGACKTLALLRTAYIVWPSSASEVLLAGSFDGWTTQRKMEKSQTGVFSVCLRLYPGRYEIKFIVDGKWRIDPLRPIVNNNGYENNLLIIT
- the LOC113717886 gene encoding ultraviolet-B receptor UVR8-like, translating into MEENERIIEQNEKEEEEEVLVQQQQEVWSWGAGTEGQLGTGKLQDEQNPQLLNSLSSFAGPISLLSCGGAHVIALTPGGSVLTWGRGTSGQLGHGEMVNVLQPKAVESLEGFVITHVSAGWNHSGFVSDKGYLFTCGDGSFGQLGHGDCTSRFSPEKVSYFELRHVTQIACGMRHSVVLVKDHLGQQVHGFGFGKRGQLGISNERLQSVSLPQTSVGLNDVKIVSVYANGDHSAALCAEGQLYTWGRGFSGASDVHIPQCVTTRLSFSTAALGWNHALLLTGDGEAFMLGDYGHGILSDPQMTRSRKKESDKDAVWRIPGLNGLKVRQIAAGAEHSAVVTDDGSVLTWGWGEHGQLGLGDTADQTGPHVVSFGKLIAPQHLVCQVYCGSGFTYAIRTPGTNSNV